One Candidatus Glassbacteria bacterium DNA segment encodes these proteins:
- a CDS encoding class I SAM-dependent methyltransferase, translating to MIELVKVNCPLCGSAKHKPIFTTPDRLNIADPNLYTVVRCRSCGLRFINPRPAFKYIPDLYTDEYYNREADPEALLAEKRGINVKKYSCFANLVSGPGRILDVGCQKGEFLAFMQSRGWDVQGVEFSDRAPNLYDLPVHYGGLDSADFPANHFDVITYWAVLEHIPEISLEVERAVRVLKSGGLLVLLTTNFNSLAARVLKLDDIPRHLVLFHKNTLEKLVSNNECATERIFTSDAIFRMSANCLLRYSSARWLGGDPEKFYRDLFRVLYEPSRDTAGRYERLRKLGLLRSSLLLADRALGYLIDKVSLLLDCYGIAVIVARKR from the coding sequence TTGATTGAGCTTGTAAAAGTCAATTGTCCCCTTTGCGGTTCGGCTAAGCACAAGCCGATTTTCACGACACCGGACAGGTTAAACATCGCTGATCCGAACCTTTATACCGTCGTGCGCTGCAGGAGCTGTGGTTTGAGATTTATCAACCCCAGGCCCGCCTTTAAATATATCCCCGATCTCTACACTGATGAGTACTACAACCGTGAGGCTGATCCCGAGGCCCTGCTCGCCGAAAAAAGAGGAATCAACGTAAAAAAATACTCGTGTTTCGCTAATCTTGTCAGCGGTCCGGGCCGAATTTTGGACGTGGGGTGTCAGAAGGGCGAGTTCCTGGCCTTCATGCAAAGCCGGGGATGGGATGTGCAGGGAGTGGAATTTAGCGACCGCGCACCGAATCTCTATGATCTGCCGGTCCATTATGGCGGCCTGGACTCCGCTGATTTTCCCGCAAATCATTTTGACGTTATAACTTATTGGGCTGTGCTGGAACATATTCCGGAAATATCGCTGGAGGTGGAGCGTGCGGTAAGGGTGTTGAAGTCTGGCGGCCTTCTAGTCTTACTGACAACTAATTTTAACAGCTTGGCGGCTCGGGTGTTGAAACTCGATGACATCCCCCGTCACCTCGTGCTGTTCCACAAAAATACCCTCGAGAAACTGGTTTCCAACAACGAGTGCGCCACGGAGAGAATTTTTACATCGGATGCAATATTCAGGATGTCGGCCAATTGTCTGTTGCGGTATTCATCCGCCCGTTGGCTAGGAGGGGATCCCGAAAAATTTTATCGTGACTTGTTCCGTGTACTTTACGAACCGTCCAGGGATACCGCCGGGCGATATGAACGTTTGCGCAAACTGGGCCTGCTCCGCAGTTCCTTGCTGCTGGCTGATCGTGCGCTTGGCTATCTGATCGACAAAGTTTCGCTGTTACTGGATTGCTATGGGATAGCAGTTATCGTGGCCAGAAAGAGATGA
- a CDS encoding glycosyltransferase family 4 protein, producing MPLENTAWERGKGGYKLIQYMAAGVATLSSPVGANLEIVEESRTGLFADGPGQWSAKLGELLADRERCAKMGMVGRRRAEEMFDYRVTVRKLIALLTDKTD from the coding sequence ATGCCCCTGGAGAACACCGCCTGGGAACGGGGCAAGGGAGGATACAAGCTGATCCAGTACATGGCCGCCGGGGTGGCTACCCTATCCAGCCCGGTGGGAGCCAACCTGGAGATTGTGGAAGAGAGCCGGACGGGATTGTTCGCCGACGGGCCAGGACAATGGAGCGCAAAGCTGGGGGAACTGCTCGCCGACCGGGAGCGCTGCGCAAAGATGGGCATGGTGGGCAGGAGGCGGGCAGAGGAGATGTTCGACTACCGGGTCACCGTCAGGAAATTAATTGCATTACTGACGGATAAAACGGATTAG
- a CDS encoding glycosyltransferase family 4 protein, with product MPQSPLKILLLVSSLPAPDDPDIVFRMKNSFILDIMQHVAADNEVLQPLFVPCFPGLLKAAYKYKGLEVHFPAVRDEFLGRIKIETIKYLHLPGKYIYRKSSALHNLLARQQGKYDLIHCHTAYDLGVVGLAVKEKFSIPLVVSVYGSDVNWLFETGEKKPDREIIDATTRVLLSADALTCVSRDLAARVAGLGVEKDKIHWIPNGIERNIFYYGHREKEKEKLGWRRGCKDVLFVGNIYESKGLGDLVEAVSIMESDFRDAPEFVIRLAGRPNDYQTGLQDRINNLGLESRFEFLGLQPRSAIASMMRASDLFCLPSWREGWPCVVIEALACGCPVVATDVGGIPEIVTGDSVGFLSRPRNPQKLAENISKGLLKEWNREEIAGTAEPYTYDRLARKVEEVYREVCGS from the coding sequence GTGCCTCAATCCCCGTTGAAAATACTGCTGCTGGTCAGTTCATTGCCGGCCCCGGATGATCCCGATATCGTCTTCCGGATGAAAAACAGTTTCATCCTGGATATAATGCAACATGTCGCGGCGGATAACGAGGTGCTCCAGCCTTTGTTCGTCCCCTGTTTTCCCGGATTATTGAAAGCTGCGTACAAATACAAGGGCCTGGAGGTCCATTTCCCGGCCGTTAGAGATGAATTTCTTGGCCGGATAAAGATCGAAACGATCAAATACCTGCACCTGCCGGGTAAGTATATTTACCGCAAATCCTCGGCGCTGCATAATCTGCTTGCCCGTCAGCAAGGAAAATACGACCTGATCCATTGTCATACTGCTTACGACCTCGGTGTGGTCGGTTTGGCTGTAAAGGAGAAGTTTTCTATTCCACTGGTCGTTTCGGTCTATGGGAGCGATGTCAACTGGCTGTTCGAAACCGGCGAGAAGAAGCCCGATCGGGAAATTATCGACGCCACCACGCGGGTTTTGCTCTCCGCTGACGCCCTGACATGTGTCAGCAGGGATTTAGCTGCCAGGGTCGCCGGACTGGGTGTTGAAAAGGATAAGATTCACTGGATTCCGAACGGTATCGAAAGAAATATTTTTTATTATGGTCACAGGGAAAAAGAAAAGGAAAAGCTTGGCTGGAGACGGGGCTGCAAAGATGTATTATTTGTCGGTAATATTTACGAGTCGAAGGGCCTGGGCGATCTTGTCGAGGCAGTCTCGATCATGGAGTCTGATTTCAGGGACGCTCCCGAGTTTGTGATCAGGCTTGCCGGCAGGCCGAATGATTATCAAACAGGTTTGCAGGACAGGATAAACAATCTGGGCCTGGAATCCCGCTTTGAGTTTCTCGGTTTACAACCCCGTTCGGCTATCGCCTCGATGATGCGCGCCAGCGACTTGTTCTGTCTGCCAAGCTGGAGAGAGGGCTGGCCGTGTGTTGTCATTGAAGCGCTTGCGTGCGGTTGCCCGGTGGTTGCCACGGACGTGGGCGGGATACCGGAAATTGTCACCGGCGATTCAGTCGGATTTCTGAGCCGGCCCAGGAATCCGCAGAAACTTGCCGAAAATATATCCAAAGGGTTGCTGAAAGAATGGAACAGAGAGGAAATAGCGGGAACGGCCGAGCCTTACACTTATGACAGGCTGGCTCGGAAAGTTGAAGAAGTATACCGGGAGGTATGCGGCTCGTAA
- a CDS encoding class I SAM-dependent methyltransferase, with the protein MPDTQNKSNELMEREDWDEFWDGVNPVEYVRSLTYYDRLLLAFLSRQIRHSRPARVLELGCVYSKNLHHLPRSIDSVTQFYGLDTSLAPLNASACLFDSLRVSLTAGDFFAAPYKPGSFGLVASFGLIEHYLDPQTFLKCCLGLLEPGGILIAGYPSYQGLTGWLQRKVNLAALEHHFSLPSGKMAAEFERAGLIEVKSEYFGLFNPNMIGWGKGRLRRGLMFAFFAAARPVEWLSRLVRVTSLPGSLSSYIIASGRKPD; encoded by the coding sequence ATGCCCGATACCCAAAACAAAAGTAACGAGTTGATGGAGCGGGAGGACTGGGATGAGTTCTGGGATGGAGTTAACCCGGTCGAGTACGTACGTTCCCTTACATATTACGATCGCCTGCTCCTGGCATTCCTTTCACGACAGATTCGCCACAGCAGGCCCGCCAGGGTTCTGGAACTCGGCTGTGTCTATTCGAAAAACCTGCACCACCTGCCCCGCTCGATTGATTCTGTTACACAGTTCTACGGGCTGGATACCTCGCTGGCCCCGCTGAATGCTTCCGCCTGCTTATTCGACAGCCTCAGGGTCAGCTTGACCGCGGGCGATTTTTTCGCTGCCCCTTACAAGCCAGGCAGTTTCGGCCTGGTAGCCAGTTTCGGCCTGATCGAGCATTATCTCGATCCGCAGACGTTCCTGAAATGCTGCCTGGGTTTGCTGGAACCAGGTGGCATTCTGATTGCCGGGTATCCATCTTACCAAGGGCTGACCGGCTGGCTTCAGCGCAAAGTCAACCTCGCTGCACTGGAGCACCATTTCAGTCTACCGTCCGGGAAAATGGCCGCTGAATTCGAGCGAGCTGGATTGATCGAGGTGAAGTCCGAGTACTTTGGTCTGTTCAATCCGAATATGATCGGCTGGGGAAAAGGGAGGTTGAGAAGAGGTCTGATGTTCGCTTTTTTTGCTGCGGCCAGGCCGGTGGAATGGCTGTCCAGGCTTGTTCGGGTAACCAGTTTGCCAGGCTCGTTGTCGTCCTATATAATCGCCAGCGGCCGGAAACCTGACTGA
- a CDS encoding AAA family ATPase, whose protein sequence is MTERAANIRDATQRETILTDLERNFLVEAAAGTGKTTSMVGRMVELVATGRCAVEQMAAVTFTRKAAGELRTRFREQLEKRLEPPDNQETGERAERIAKALEQPGLGFVGTIHSFCARLIRERPVEAGVDPDFREIEQEEDEQLRAECWHEFIAGLIAGSDPALSELDRLGILPSDLERAYSIFCDYPDIDRWPLPPEIEPLTAGELDRVLAPRIERIGRLLRELRLPPDTGNDKLIPLFRKLLRMFSQADRSSPAELAEILTACRPRTVVRKIWPDSQRAVRERDEWEEFCTREAEPLLARWRAMRYTASMELLHRAADYNRHGRLQSGRLNFTDLLLAARDLLENSHEARSYFARRFTHLLVDEFQDTDPVQAEIMLLLTAEDPAETDWTRCRPRPGALFVVGDPKQSIYRFRRADIVTYEQVRDRIRDSGGEVLLLWSNFRTKREVVGWVNDQFADNFGGDLYSPEYVRLEPARDDPEGGRVEQLWLDEAGSESNSSVRAVEPGIVAAAVRDILERAGDGEVPRVMVLTWRRAGLALYSAALDRLGIANQVSGGSSLGLLPQVRQLWLTASAAARPEDPLTLVAALRSEAFGFSDPALYELVRNDGVFRYLDDKLPPGLKPEAAESYRDAFARLKRYARWLEKLAPVAALERIAADMGLFAAAAAARGGNQRAGGLARALEIVRGREQARNSVTGVLELLRRLAEGELEADSTEARPGDERPVAVMNLHKAKGLEADVVFLADPTGFSARRTVEVHVDRSGAESRGFLAISRQNPFGGPGELLASHPDWPDKMDEERKFLEAERVRLLYVAATRARDRLVVSSREKGDHHNPWKDFRSALDDCDRLDYGNLNDPLADAGKGCGDGDLQAHPPELAAAWERVAVPGYELDQAKRLALSGSLSHPGASGEHGTEWGQAVHLLLEAGARKPGQDLSLLASRLLDPENCEGIDIDSAVDTARAVLESDLWRRAAGAQRVMAEVPFELVRWNEQGVPAVVRGMVDLAFREPDGWVLVDYKTDRDAESRLDELTVYYAGQLRFYAAAWESAVGENVKETGLYFTGPGLYKTID, encoded by the coding sequence ATGACTGAGCGCGCAGCGAACATCAGGGACGCCACCCAGCGCGAGACGATCCTCACCGATCTCGAACGGAATTTCCTGGTCGAGGCCGCCGCCGGGACCGGCAAGACCACCAGCATGGTGGGCCGGATGGTGGAACTGGTGGCCACCGGCCGCTGCGCTGTGGAGCAGATGGCGGCTGTCACATTCACCCGCAAGGCCGCCGGCGAGCTGCGGACCCGTTTCCGCGAGCAACTTGAAAAGCGTCTCGAACCGCCAGACAATCAGGAAACAGGCGAACGGGCGGAGAGAATAGCGAAGGCGCTGGAACAGCCCGGCCTCGGCTTTGTGGGCACGATCCATTCCTTCTGCGCCCGGCTGATCCGCGAGCGGCCGGTGGAAGCCGGAGTCGACCCGGATTTCCGCGAGATCGAGCAGGAGGAGGACGAGCAGCTGCGGGCCGAGTGCTGGCACGAGTTTATCGCCGGGCTGATCGCCGGTTCCGACCCCGCGCTGAGCGAACTCGACCGGCTGGGTATTCTACCCTCGGACCTGGAGCGGGCCTACTCGATTTTTTGCGATTACCCCGATATCGACCGCTGGCCGCTGCCCCCGGAGATCGAGCCGCTGACGGCCGGGGAGCTGGACAGGGTACTGGCCCCCCGGATCGAGCGAATCGGGCGGTTGCTGAGGGAGCTGCGGCTGCCGCCGGACACCGGCAACGACAAGCTGATACCCCTGTTCCGCAAGCTGCTGCGGATGTTCTCCCAGGCGGACAGGAGCAGCCCCGCCGAGCTGGCGGAAATTCTGACCGCCTGCCGTCCCCGGACGGTTGTCCGGAAAATCTGGCCGGACAGTCAAAGGGCGGTCCGTGAGCGGGATGAATGGGAGGAGTTCTGCACTCGCGAGGCGGAACCCCTGCTCGCGCGCTGGCGCGCCATGCGCTATACGGCCTCCATGGAGCTTCTGCACAGGGCCGCCGACTATAACCGTCACGGCAGACTGCAGAGCGGCCGGCTGAATTTTACCGACCTGCTGCTTGCCGCGCGGGATTTGCTGGAGAACAGCCACGAGGCCAGGAGCTATTTCGCCCGCAGGTTCACCCACCTGCTGGTCGATGAGTTCCAGGATACGGACCCGGTGCAGGCGGAAATCATGCTGCTGCTCACAGCGGAAGACCCGGCTGAGACGGACTGGACCCGATGCAGGCCGCGTCCGGGAGCGCTGTTCGTGGTCGGAGATCCCAAGCAGTCGATCTACCGCTTCCGCCGGGCCGATATTGTCACCTACGAGCAGGTCCGGGACAGGATCAGGGACAGCGGCGGCGAGGTGCTGCTGCTGTGGTCCAATTTCCGCACTAAACGCGAGGTTGTCGGCTGGGTTAACGATCAGTTCGCGGACAACTTCGGCGGCGATCTCTACTCGCCGGAGTATGTGAGGCTCGAACCGGCCCGCGATGACCCGGAGGGGGGGAGGGTGGAGCAGTTGTGGCTGGATGAGGCCGGATCGGAAAGCAACAGCAGTGTCCGCGCCGTGGAGCCGGGGATTGTCGCCGCCGCTGTCCGCGATATTCTGGAACGGGCAGGTGACGGCGAAGTCCCCCGCGTGATGGTGCTGACCTGGCGCCGCGCCGGTCTCGCTCTTTACTCCGCCGCGCTGGACAGGCTGGGTATTGCCAACCAGGTGTCCGGCGGCAGTTCCCTGGGTCTGCTGCCCCAGGTGCGGCAGCTCTGGCTGACGGCCTCGGCCGCGGCCCGTCCAGAGGACCCGCTGACACTGGTGGCCGCCCTGCGCAGCGAGGCGTTCGGGTTCAGCGACCCCGCATTGTACGAGCTGGTGCGCAACGACGGCGTGTTCCGCTACCTGGATGACAAGCTGCCCCCCGGTCTGAAACCGGAGGCAGCGGAAAGTTACCGTGACGCTTTCGCCCGGCTTAAACGCTACGCGAGATGGCTGGAAAAACTGGCACCGGTGGCCGCGCTGGAGCGGATCGCGGCGGACATGGGACTGTTCGCAGCCGCCGCTGCCGCCCGGGGAGGCAACCAGAGAGCGGGTGGACTGGCGCGGGCGCTGGAGATTGTCCGCGGCCGGGAGCAGGCCCGGAACTCGGTCACCGGGGTGCTCGAGCTGCTGCGCCGTCTGGCCGAAGGCGAACTTGAGGCCGACAGCACGGAGGCCCGTCCGGGCGACGAGCGGCCGGTGGCGGTGATGAACCTGCACAAGGCCAAGGGACTGGAGGCCGACGTGGTCTTCCTGGCGGACCCGACCGGCTTCAGCGCCAGGCGTACGGTCGAGGTCCACGTGGACCGCTCCGGCGCGGAGAGCCGCGGCTTTCTGGCGATCAGCCGTCAGAACCCGTTCGGCGGACCCGGCGAACTGCTGGCTTCCCATCCCGACTGGCCGGACAAAATGGACGAGGAGCGGAAGTTTCTGGAAGCCGAGCGGGTCAGGCTGCTCTACGTGGCCGCCACCCGCGCCCGCGACCGGCTGGTTGTAAGCTCGCGTGAAAAGGGCGACCATCACAATCCCTGGAAGGATTTTCGTTCCGCGCTGGATGACTGCGACCGGCTTGATTACGGCAACCTTAACGACCCCCTGGCAGATGCCGGGAAAGGTTGTGGTGACGGCGATTTGCAAGCGCATCCGCCGGAACTGGCCGCGGCCTGGGAACGGGTTGCCGTCCCCGGTTACGAGCTGGACCAGGCCAAGCGCCTGGCGCTCTCGGGTAGTCTGTCTCATCCGGGCGCATCCGGTGAGCACGGCACCGAGTGGGGTCAGGCGGTTCATCTGCTGCTGGAGGCCGGCGCCCGCAAACCCGGCCAGGACCTGTCTCTGCTGGCCAGCCGGCTGCTTGATCCGGAGAACTGCGAGGGTATCGATATCGACAGCGCGGTCGACACGGCCCGCGCGGTGCTGGAGAGCGACTTGTGGCGCAGGGCCGCCGGGGCGCAGCGGGTGATGGCCGAGGTGCCGTTCGAGCTGGTCCGCTGGAACGAGCAGGGCGTGCCGGCAGTGGTGCGCGGGATGGTGGATCTGGCCTTTCGCGAGCCGGACGGCTGGGTGCTGGTGGACTACAAGACCGACCGTGACGCAGAGAGCCGTCTCGACGAGCTGACAGTCTATTACGCCGGGCAGCTCAGGTTCTATGCGGCCGCCTGGGAATCCGCAGTCGGGGAAAATGTCAAGGAGACAGGGCTCTATTTCACTGGCCCGGGATTATACAAGACAATAGATTGA
- a CDS encoding sodium:solute symporter family protein has translation MTPLLIIALYLAVSFGIGIFAWWRGRVTADDYYISNRSQGYVVTALAIMATFFSGFAMLGAPGFLFKGGIGFVFFMLNVPICGALIWIIGKPLWRLGKKNNYITPSDLIADYYDSDTLRVLLVLLGIVYIIPYAVLQFKAGGYLFEVITESSNVQAGWFALGDGRITFGALSVSTHVFGALLLASITMIYTILGGMRAVCWTDVFQGGMLVIGMLVGGILVLWKLGGVRGLFEQAAAISVNGTPPGEFITIPGPAGMFPISMIFTFVLVASFGTMVSPSQWMRYYSAKNPAALRRSMIIFTVVLSACYFFGTAFIGLGGKVLFPALEQPDTVYLRIIESYLPLALASFFVTTIMAAAMSTANGNLHAMSALVTKDIYRRFIRSGAGEREMVWVGRTVIATASILSLWIALMPDIGMIVQIGLLSMAVAMQMFPSLIGPLWWKGQTRAATVWGILLGMLALLATFQPAWFGISWFGRSPLGIHYGFWGFAVNLIVIRAVSKFSRPVPAETVARFHGA, from the coding sequence ATGACTCCTCTGCTAATTATCGCCCTCTATCTGGCCGTCTCTTTCGGGATCGGCATTTTCGCCTGGTGGCGCGGGCGGGTCACCGCCGATGACTACTATATCTCGAACCGCAGCCAGGGTTATGTCGTCACCGCCCTGGCGATCATGGCCACATTTTTCAGCGGTTTCGCCATGCTGGGCGCGCCGGGGTTCCTCTTCAAGGGCGGGATCGGGTTCGTGTTCTTCATGCTCAACGTGCCGATCTGCGGCGCGCTGATCTGGATTATCGGTAAACCGCTGTGGCGCCTGGGCAAGAAAAACAACTATATCACGCCCTCGGACCTGATCGCCGATTACTACGACAGCGACACCCTGCGCGTGCTGCTGGTCCTGCTGGGCATTGTCTACATTATTCCCTACGCCGTCCTGCAGTTCAAGGCCGGGGGCTACCTGTTCGAGGTGATCACCGAAAGCAGCAACGTCCAGGCCGGCTGGTTCGCGCTGGGCGACGGGCGGATTACGTTCGGCGCGCTGAGTGTGAGCACCCACGTATTCGGCGCGCTGCTGCTGGCCTCGATCACGATGATCTACACGATCCTGGGCGGGATGCGGGCGGTGTGCTGGACCGACGTGTTCCAGGGCGGGATGCTGGTGATCGGGATGCTGGTGGGCGGGATACTCGTGCTCTGGAAACTCGGCGGGGTTAGGGGACTGTTCGAGCAGGCGGCGGCGATCAGTGTCAACGGCACTCCTCCCGGCGAGTTTATCACGATCCCCGGCCCGGCGGGGATGTTTCCGATTTCGATGATCTTCACCTTCGTGCTGGTGGCGAGTTTCGGCACGATGGTCTCGCCGAGCCAGTGGATGCGCTATTACAGCGCCAAGAACCCGGCGGCCCTGCGGCGCAGCATGATCATTTTCACGGTTGTGCTGAGCGCCTGCTACTTTTTCGGCACGGCGTTTATCGGCCTGGGCGGCAAGGTGCTCTTTCCCGCCCTGGAGCAGCCGGACACGGTCTACCTGCGGATAATCGAAAGCTACCTTCCGCTGGCCCTGGCCAGTTTCTTCGTGACCACGATCATGGCCGCGGCGATGAGCACGGCCAACGGCAACCTGCACGCGATGAGCGCGCTGGTGACCAAGGATATCTACCGCCGGTTTATTCGCTCCGGCGCCGGAGAGCGGGAGATGGTCTGGGTGGGCCGCACGGTGATCGCCACGGCCAGTATCCTCTCGCTGTGGATCGCGCTGATGCCGGATATCGGGATGATCGTCCAGATCGGGCTGCTGTCGATGGCGGTGGCGATGCAGATGTTCCCGTCGCTGATCGGCCCCCTGTGGTGGAAAGGCCAGACCCGCGCGGCCACGGTCTGGGGGATCCTGCTGGGGATGCTCGCGCTGCTGGCCACGTTCCAGCCGGCGTGGTTCGGAATCTCCTGGTTCGGCCGCAGTCCGCTGGGGATCCATTACGGGTTCTGGGGCTTCGCGGTCAACCTGATCGTGATCCGGGCGGTCAGCAAGTTCTCCCGGCCGGTGCCGGCGGAGACAGTGGCGCGGTTTCACGGGGCCTAA
- a CDS encoding sugar kinase, producing the protein MSNITPKSSESCKYDIVSLGEIMIRLDPGDIRIRTTRSFRVWEGGGEYNVARGLRRCFGQRAGVVTSIVDNEVGHLLEDLILQGGVDMSYVKWVPFDGIGRESRVGLNFTERGYGVRAALGCSDRANSAASQLAAGDIDWEKLFGSDGVRWFHTGGIYAALSETTSDVIIEALECAKKHGTLTSFDLNFRPSLWKNAGGTEKAKQVNRRIAPLVDVMIGNEEDFTAAFGYEVPGVDKGLSKLDPQGFRAMIGEVVKDFPAFKGVATTLRNAKTASTNDWGAILWTGGEFYEALRRPDLEIYDRVGGGDSFASGLIYGFLAGKTPEQAVNYGAAHGALAMTTPGDTTMATLGEVEKVMKGGGARVAR; encoded by the coding sequence GTGAGTAATATCACTCCGAAAAGTTCAGAAAGCTGCAAATACGACATCGTCTCCCTGGGCGAGATCATGATCCGTCTCGACCCCGGAGATATCCGGATCCGCACCACCCGCAGTTTCCGGGTCTGGGAAGGCGGCGGCGAGTACAACGTGGCCCGCGGCCTTCGCCGCTGTTTCGGCCAGCGCGCCGGCGTGGTGACCTCGATCGTCGACAATGAGGTCGGCCACCTGCTCGAGGACCTGATCCTGCAGGGCGGGGTCGACATGAGCTATGTCAAGTGGGTCCCGTTCGACGGGATCGGGCGCGAGAGCCGGGTGGGATTGAATTTCACCGAGCGCGGCTACGGCGTGCGCGCCGCGCTGGGCTGCAGCGACCGGGCCAACAGCGCTGCCAGCCAGCTTGCCGCCGGCGATATCGACTGGGAAAAACTGTTCGGCTCCGACGGCGTGCGCTGGTTCCACACCGGCGGGATTTACGCCGCGCTGAGCGAAACCACCAGCGATGTGATAATCGAGGCGCTCGAATGCGCCAAAAAACACGGTACGCTCACCAGTTTCGACCTCAATTTCCGGCCCAGCCTGTGGAAGAACGCAGGCGGCACCGAGAAAGCCAAGCAGGTCAACCGCCGGATCGCCCCGCTGGTGGACGTGATGATCGGCAACGAGGAAGATTTCACCGCCGCGTTCGGTTACGAGGTCCCGGGCGTGGACAAGGGCCTCTCCAAACTCGATCCCCAGGGGTTTCGGGCGATGATCGGCGAGGTGGTCAAGGATTTCCCCGCTTTCAAGGGTGTGGCCACCACGCTGCGTAACGCCAAGACCGCATCCACCAACGACTGGGGCGCGATTCTCTGGACCGGTGGGGAGTTCTACGAGGCGCTCCGGCGCCCCGATCTGGAGATCTACGACCGGGTCGGCGGCGGCGACAGTTTCGCCAGTGGTCTGATCTATGGGTTCCTGGCGGGCAAGACTCCTGAGCAAGCGGTCAACTACGGGGCGGCCCACGGGGCGCTGGCGATGACCACCCCCGGAGACACCACGATGGCTACCCTGGGCGAGGTGGAAAAAGTGATGAAAGGCGGCGGCGCCCGGGTGGCGCGCTAA
- a CDS encoding bifunctional molybdenum cofactor biosynthesis protein MoaC/MoaB — translation MRDISRKFETLRTAVAVSSVRLSPATVALVRDGGLPKGDPLPVAKVAAVQAAKETSRLIPYCHPVAVDFVGVEFTVGEDGIDCRVEVKAIHRTGVEMEALTGASVAALTIYDMAKMVDDNLELGEVRLLSKRGGKSDYNPPIEGEPKAAVLVISDRAAAGTRADKSGGLIAGRLEEEGFLVDDIRVVPDDPEEVERALLEYADGRKLELVLTTGGTGPGPRDNTPEVTRRLVERPAPGIAEAARAHGQLRLPFSMLSRGAAGIRGRTLIINLPGSPSAVEEYLDCLLPAVKHGLRMISGGDH, via the coding sequence ATGAGGGATATCTCGCGGAAATTCGAAACCCTGCGCACCGCGGTCGCGGTCTCGAGTGTCAGGTTGTCCCCGGCGACGGTGGCGCTGGTGCGCGACGGCGGCCTTCCCAAGGGCGATCCCCTGCCGGTGGCCAAGGTGGCCGCTGTCCAGGCAGCCAAGGAAACGTCACGGCTGATCCCTTACTGCCATCCGGTGGCGGTGGATTTTGTCGGGGTGGAGTTCACGGTGGGCGAGGACGGTATCGACTGCCGGGTGGAGGTCAAGGCGATCCATCGCACGGGAGTGGAAATGGAGGCGCTGACCGGAGCCTCGGTGGCCGCGCTGACAATCTACGATATGGCGAAAATGGTCGATGACAACCTGGAGCTGGGCGAGGTGCGCCTGCTGTCGAAACGCGGGGGGAAATCGGACTACAATCCCCCGATCGAGGGTGAGCCGAAAGCGGCCGTGCTGGTGATATCCGACCGCGCCGCCGCCGGTACGCGGGCGGACAAGTCCGGCGGACTGATCGCCGGACGGCTGGAGGAGGAGGGGTTCCTGGTGGACGATATCCGGGTGGTGCCGGATGACCCCGAAGAAGTGGAGCGCGCCCTGCTGGAATACGCAGACGGCCGCAAACTAGAGCTGGTGCTGACTACCGGAGGCACGGGTCCCGGACCCAGGGACAACACTCCCGAGGTGACTCGTCGCCTGGTCGAGCGGCCGGCTCCGGGAATCGCCGAAGCGGCCCGCGCCCACGGACAGCTCCGCCTGCCGTTCTCGATGCTCTCCCGCGGGGCGGCCGGTATCCGGGGACGGACCCTGATAATCAACCTTCCCGGCTCGCCATCGGCCGTGGAAGAGTACCTGGACTGCCTGCTTCCGGCGGTCAAACACGGCCTGCGGATGATTAGCGGGGGAGACCACTGA